GATCGATCCCCCAGTATAAAGTACTTTCGATGGGGAGGGGTTATTCGAAGTTCTCTCTACATTGGTCAGACAATAGCGAATTGAGACTATTCATGTATTATTATGACTTTTGGATAGTAATGGCCTTCAGAAATATAGGGAAGATCCATAAAAATATGGGCCTGCTCCATGGGATTGACCCGGTCAATAATTTCCAAACCAGGAAGCTCTATTCGAAGATGAGACGGCTGAAAAACATTTGGAAGAAATCAGATCTCAGCCAGGCCAGCCAGAACAGCCTCCCTGACACTCTCTTGTGATCCGATCCCAGGCTGCCATCCAAGATTTTTGATCTTCTCTATTGAGAGCAGCATCTTTGGGACATCTCCCACCCAGCCGCGATCACCGCCGGAAAACCGATACGCAACATCTGAGAGCCCCATCTCCCAAACAACAATATCCGCAATGGATATGACATCAATCCAGTCATCTGATCCGATGTTATAGACATTATAGAGGTCGGGGCCACGCTCAGATGCATACATCATCCCATCCACGCATGCCTGCACAGAGAGATAGGACTTGGTCTGCTTTCCGTCACCCAGGATCTCAAGCTTCTGCGGGTCCTGCCTGAGTTTCCTGATAAAATCAAATAGTACACCATGGTTGCTCCGGGCACCAATGATATTGGCAAACCGAAAGACTGACCCCTTCATCCCGTAGGTATGGCAGTACGAGGCGATCATCGCTTCAGACGCAAGTTTGCTCGCCCCATAGACCGAGATCGGCTCCATCGGCGAATAATCCTCAGGTGTCGGGATCACTGATGCCTCGCCATAGACAGTCGAGGTGGAGGTAAAGACAATCTCCGGAACCTGATGCTCCCGCATCGCTTCCAGGAGAGAGACAGTTGCAGTCACGTTATTCTCATACACTGAGAGTGGATGTGCGGCGCTCCCGCGGACATCGGGATCTGCTGCCAGGTGAAAGATCCGGTCTGCTCCCTCACACCTCGTCTGCCAGTTGTCATGTAAGAGATCAGCCTTCTGAAACTGAACTGTACCTGAGGCAATATGTTCTTCCAGATAGTGTG
The nucleotide sequence above comes from Methanocalculus natronophilus. Encoded proteins:
- a CDS encoding NAD-dependent epimerase/dehydratase family protein; this translates as MFSIVTGGAGFIGSHLVDALVARGDDVCVIDSLAAGSTHYLEEHIASGTVQFQKADLLHDNWQTRCEGADRIFHLAADPDVRGSAAHPLSVYENNVTATVSLLEAMREHQVPEIVFTSTSTVYGEASVIPTPEDYSPMEPISVYGASKLASEAMIASYCHTYGMKGSVFRFANIIGARSNHGVLFDFIRKLRQDPQKLEILGDGKQTKSYLSVQACVDGMMYASERGPDLYNVYNIGSDDWIDVISIADIVVWEMGLSDVAYRFSGGDRGWVGDVPKMLLSIEKIKNLGWQPGIGSQESVREAVLAGLAEI